In a single window of the Flavobacterium sp. W4I14 genome:
- a CDS encoding DNA mismatch endonuclease (patch repair protein) (product_source=KO:K07458; cath_funfam=3.40.960.10; cog=COG3727; ko=KO:K07458; pfam=PF03852,PF04480; superfamily=52980; tigrfam=TIGR00632), producing the protein MVFFGMEPKPYKDEDIKVPRFEESAGFYTTIQRSKNMSKIRAKNSQPELKLRKALWGKHVRFRIHPKNFPGKPDLVINKYRLAIFVDGDFWHGYKWDEKKSTLKTNSGFWIPKIERNIQRDKHINQQLHAQGYTVMRFWEHEVKDSLTACVNQVLLYIEAAKAAIIPQLDD; encoded by the coding sequence ATGGTTTTCTTTGGTATGGAGCCTAAGCCATATAAAGATGAGGATATTAAAGTGCCCCGCTTTGAAGAAAGTGCTGGTTTTTACACCACCATACAACGGAGTAAGAACATGTCTAAAATTAGGGCAAAAAACAGCCAGCCCGAGCTGAAACTGCGTAAGGCGCTTTGGGGCAAACATGTTAGGTTCAGAATACACCCTAAAAATTTTCCTGGTAAACCCGATCTGGTTATCAATAAGTACAGGCTCGCCATATTTGTAGATGGCGATTTTTGGCATGGTTATAAGTGGGATGAAAAGAAATCAACTTTAAAAACAAATTCTGGTTTTTGGATCCCGAAGATTGAACGAAATATCCAACGCGACAAACATATTAACCAACAGCTGCATGCCCAAGGCTATACCGTAATGCGGTTTTGGGAACACGAGGTAAAAGATAGTTTAACTGCATGTGTTAATCAGGTTTTACTTTATATTGAGGCGGCTAAAGCGGCAATAATACCGCAGTTAGATGATTAG
- a CDS encoding beta-phosphoglucomutase (product_source=KO:K01838; cath_funfam=3.40.50.1000; cog=COG0637; ko=KO:K01838; pfam=PF13419; superfamily=56784; tigrfam=TIGR02009), which translates to MTNNKPKAFLFDLNGTMVNDMAFHNHAWHNILTKDLGASISFDAVKKQMYGKNQDLLERVFGIGHFSQEQIDQISIEKEHRYQAAYKKHLTLIAGLGNFLEKAKQSGIQMAIGSAAIPFNINFVLDNLNIRSYFKAIVSAEDVVNSKPDPETFTKGAEILGVEASQCIVFEDAPKGVEAAQHAGMRCVVLTTMHTKEEFAAYNNIIAFIEDYTDPVLQELF; encoded by the coding sequence ATGACGAATAATAAACCCAAAGCTTTTCTTTTCGATCTTAATGGAACCATGGTTAACGATATGGCTTTCCACAATCATGCCTGGCATAACATACTCACAAAAGATTTAGGAGCAAGTATTAGCTTCGATGCGGTTAAAAAACAGATGTACGGTAAAAACCAAGATCTGTTAGAACGTGTTTTTGGTATTGGTCATTTCTCTCAGGAACAGATTGATCAGATTTCTATCGAAAAAGAACATAGATATCAAGCTGCCTATAAAAAACATTTAACATTAATAGCAGGTTTAGGAAATTTTTTGGAAAAAGCAAAACAATCGGGCATTCAAATGGCTATTGGATCGGCAGCTATTCCCTTCAATATCAATTTTGTACTCGATAATTTAAATATCCGTTCTTATTTTAAAGCCATTGTAAGTGCCGAAGATGTAGTAAATAGTAAACCCGATCCGGAAACTTTTACCAAGGGGGCTGAAATTTTAGGTGTTGAAGCCAGCCAGTGCATAGTTTTTGAAGATGCACCAAAAGGCGTTGAAGCAGCACAGCATGCCGGGATGAGATGTGTTGTGCTAACAACCATGCATACTAAAGAAGAATTTGCAGCTTACAACAACATTATTGCTTTTATAGAAGATTATACAGATCCGGTTTTACAAGAACTTTTCTAA
- a CDS encoding membrane-associated phospholipid phosphatase (product_source=COG0671; cath_funfam=1.20.144.10; cog=COG0671; pfam=PF01569; smart=SM00014; superfamily=48317; transmembrane_helix_parts=Inside_1_12,TMhelix_13_35,Outside_36_63,TMhelix_64_86,Inside_87_92,TMhelix_93_115,Outside_116_134,TMhelix_135_154,Inside_155_166,TMhelix_167_186,Outside_187_190,TMhelix_191_213,Inside_214_218), producing the protein MVFDQPIPMLLKRNTLIFILILLIAAFTCLSFFIAQHPIFDFDIKTSLFIQQYHADWLDKLMLAISFFGELPYSLLSVVVVAIIFYQQKYKREGLFVSTVLLSGLIILGIKNVINRPRPTAFYVRLVEVNRFQSYPSGHVLSYTLFFGFLIILMNTLKDVPKLTRNIVTYLSAFLMITIAPSRIYLGAHWFTDTVGGFLLGLICLFPLCYFYFKKEAD; encoded by the coding sequence TTGGTTTTTGATCAACCTATACCTATGCTTTTAAAACGAAATACACTAATTTTTATACTTATTTTACTGATTGCTGCATTTACTTGTTTAAGTTTTTTCATTGCGCAACATCCCATATTTGATTTTGACATTAAAACTTCTTTGTTTATTCAGCAATATCATGCAGACTGGTTAGATAAATTAATGTTGGCCATCAGTTTTTTTGGAGAGCTCCCTTATTCATTACTTTCGGTAGTAGTGGTGGCAATCATATTTTATCAACAAAAGTATAAACGTGAAGGCCTATTCGTTTCAACGGTACTCTTGTCTGGATTAATTATCCTGGGTATAAAAAATGTGATTAACCGCCCGCGCCCTACTGCATTTTATGTACGACTGGTGGAAGTAAACCGCTTCCAGAGCTATCCCAGTGGACATGTACTTTCTTATACCCTCTTTTTTGGCTTCTTAATTATTTTGATGAATACTTTGAAAGATGTGCCAAAGTTAACTAGAAATATAGTCACTTATTTATCAGCATTTTTGATGATCACCATTGCCCCATCCAGAATTTATCTGGGTGCACATTGGTTTACCGATACAGTTGGTGGTTTTCTGTTAGGCTTAATTTGCCTTTTCCCGCTTTGCTATTTTTACTTCAAAAAGGAAGCAGATTAA
- a CDS encoding hypothetical protein (product_source=Hypo-rule applied; pfam=PF11294): MPNSEDHFYSNLPIHKIPLYQLLIQNQLFEKVVASWCVIITDIKRSTAAVDSGLHENVNLIATGSIVAVLNIAFKANISVPFFFGGDGATFIVPPSIVDDVMKSLLKYKDNTLQNFNLDLRTGIMPVEEIYKKGHTLNICRFSSAETFSIPIVLGDGLAYAEQIIKGENYLLAGHDTASDEIDLSGMQCRWDKIEPPENSDEVVTLIVIASAIEQQAIAFSKVIHHLDQIYGTPEKRQPISVSKLIFKTSFNSLGKEMKHRIGKIKIFELIKSWLINIYGYIYFRTERGKKYLKQLVEMSDTLVIDGRINTVITGTAQQRLILQKALNQLEKNDEILYALYVSGESIMSCYVRDLEDDHIHFVDGADGGYTQAAGILKQKIRDKLNAR; encoded by the coding sequence ATGCCAAATAGCGAAGATCACTTCTATTCCAATCTGCCCATTCATAAAATACCATTATATCAATTGTTGATTCAAAATCAATTATTTGAAAAAGTGGTTGCTAGCTGGTGTGTAATCATCACGGATATCAAGCGTTCAACAGCGGCTGTGGATTCAGGTTTACACGAAAATGTTAACCTCATTGCTACGGGAAGTATTGTTGCCGTGCTCAATATTGCATTTAAAGCAAATATTTCGGTCCCATTCTTCTTTGGTGGCGATGGAGCCACTTTTATTGTTCCACCAAGTATTGTAGATGATGTGATGAAATCGTTATTGAAATACAAGGATAATACTTTACAAAATTTTAACCTTGATTTAAGGACTGGGATTATGCCAGTGGAAGAAATTTATAAAAAAGGCCATACGCTTAATATTTGCAGATTTAGCAGTGCTGAAACATTTTCTATTCCCATTGTTTTGGGCGATGGTCTGGCTTATGCCGAACAAATTATCAAAGGAGAGAATTATCTGTTAGCTGGCCATGATACTGCAAGTGATGAAATTGATTTAAGCGGCATGCAATGCCGTTGGGATAAGATAGAACCACCCGAAAACAGTGATGAGGTGGTTACATTAATCGTTATAGCTTCAGCAATAGAGCAACAGGCAATAGCGTTCAGCAAAGTGATCCATCACCTCGATCAAATTTATGGAACACCCGAAAAGCGTCAGCCAATTTCAGTTTCTAAGTTGATTTTCAAAACAAGCTTCAACAGTTTAGGAAAAGAGATGAAACACCGGATTGGAAAAATTAAAATTTTTGAACTGATCAAATCATGGCTCATCAACATTTATGGCTATATCTATTTCCGAACAGAGCGTGGTAAAAAATACCTGAAACAGCTTGTAGAAATGTCGGATACGCTGGTGATAGATGGTAGAATTAATACGGTAATTACAGGAACTGCGCAGCAGCGATTAATATTGCAGAAAGCGCTTAATCAGCTCGAAAAAAATGATGAAATTTTATATGCTCTTTATGTTAGCGGCGAATCGATCATGTCTTGCTATGTTAGGGATCTGGAAGATGATCATATTCACTTTGTTGATGGAGCAGATGGGGGATATACCCAGGCCGCGGGAATACTTAAACAGAAAATACGCGATAAATTAAATGCCAGATAA
- a CDS encoding L-glyceraldehyde 3-phosphate reductase (product_source=KO:K19265; cath_funfam=3.20.20.100; cog=COG0667; ko=KO:K19265; pfam=PF00248; superfamily=51430): MNQIISTDRYDKMLYRRCGNSGIKLPAISLGLWHNFGHVNVFENSKNLIYTAFNNGITHFDLANNYGPPPGSAEEVFGKILHEDFGGYRDEMIISSKAGYTMWNGPYGDWGSKKYLVSSLDQSLKRMKLDYVDIFYHHRPDPETPLEETMGALSLLVQQGKALYVGISNYKADEAAKAIKILKDNGTPCLIHQPKYSMFERWVEDGLLDVLGQNGVGCIPFSPLAQGLLTDKYLHGIPSDSRVATSGIFLKESNITPEKLAVIAKLNDVAKSRGQKLAHMALSWILKDERITTVLIGASKPEQITDSIKALDNIKFSDTEVKLIDEILS; the protein is encoded by the coding sequence ATGAATCAAATCATTTCAACAGATCGTTACGACAAAATGCTATATCGCCGTTGTGGAAACAGTGGCATAAAACTGCCTGCAATATCGTTGGGTTTATGGCATAATTTCGGACATGTAAACGTTTTTGAAAACAGCAAAAACCTAATCTACACTGCTTTTAATAACGGAATTACCCACTTCGATTTAGCAAATAATTATGGACCGCCTCCGGGCTCGGCTGAAGAAGTTTTCGGAAAAATCCTTCATGAAGATTTTGGGGGCTATCGTGATGAAATGATTATTTCAAGCAAAGCTGGATATACCATGTGGAATGGACCTTATGGCGACTGGGGTTCGAAAAAATACCTGGTTTCTAGTTTAGACCAAAGCTTAAAACGCATGAAGCTGGATTATGTTGATATTTTTTACCATCACCGTCCAGATCCTGAAACTCCGCTTGAAGAAACTATGGGTGCCTTAAGTCTCTTGGTTCAACAGGGAAAAGCTTTGTATGTTGGTATTTCGAATTATAAAGCAGATGAAGCCGCAAAAGCCATCAAAATCTTAAAAGATAACGGCACGCCATGTTTAATCCACCAGCCTAAATATTCGATGTTCGAACGTTGGGTAGAAGATGGTTTACTTGATGTTTTGGGACAAAATGGTGTGGGTTGCATTCCATTTTCACCATTGGCACAAGGTTTACTTACGGATAAATATTTACACGGCATTCCTTCCGATTCGAGAGTTGCCACCAGTGGTATCTTCCTGAAAGAAAGCAATATTACGCCAGAGAAATTAGCGGTGATTGCCAAACTCAACGATGTTGCCAAATCGCGTGGACAAAAATTAGCACATATGGCTTTATCGTGGATACTGAAAGACGAGAGAATTACCACAGTATTAATAGGTGCCAGTAAACCAGAGCAAATTACGGATTCAATTAAAGCTTTAGATAATATAAAATTTAGTGATACTGAAGTAAAACTGATTGATGAAATTTTAAGTTAA
- a CDS encoding CRP-like cAMP-binding protein (product_source=COG0664; cath_funfam=2.60.120.10; cog=COG0664; superfamily=51206) produces the protein MIKLKYSYQSENLMNNLFLKVVPKTVSLKNKISTTVIFWLLNAFSYLEIRYSSNSLHRFKTQINIMTAAHHESDPLIKYLDELQPLRKEIIERIKTETFKIFVRKNEVLPNLSDINGDCLFFIVKGLVRAFVMDEGKDITAWLTDENHLIGSIRNPGTLIPTYQEQYQALEDSELLILPYRLIDDIYAQFPETNILARKLLAIHYHMSQERSILSRIPSAEIRYKQFKIGYPNIKSRVPLKFLASYLGMRIETLSRIRKKEKPGEKG, from the coding sequence ATGATTAAGTTAAAATATAGTTATCAAAGCGAAAATTTAATGAATAATTTATTCCTTAAAGTGGTGCCAAAAACAGTTAGCCTGAAAAATAAAATTTCCACAACTGTAATTTTTTGGCTGTTAAACGCGTTTTCATATTTGGAAATCCGGTATTCAAGCAATAGCTTGCATCGTTTTAAAACCCAGATAAATATTATGACTGCTGCCCATCATGAAAGTGATCCTCTTATTAAGTATTTAGATGAGCTGCAGCCATTAAGAAAGGAAATAATTGAGCGGATAAAGACCGAAACATTCAAAATCTTTGTGCGTAAGAATGAGGTTTTGCCTAACCTTAGTGATATTAATGGCGATTGTTTATTTTTTATTGTTAAAGGCTTGGTGCGGGCTTTTGTAATGGATGAAGGAAAAGATATTACCGCTTGGTTAACAGACGAAAATCATCTTATTGGTAGTATTCGAAATCCGGGAACGCTTATCCCAACTTATCAAGAGCAATATCAGGCACTGGAAGATTCAGAGCTGCTTATACTCCCATACCGTTTAATTGACGACATATACGCGCAGTTCCCTGAAACCAATATTTTGGCCAGAAAATTATTGGCCATACATTACCATATGTCGCAAGAGCGATCTATTTTATCACGAATCCCTTCAGCAGAAATAAGGTACAAACAGTTTAAAATCGGGTATCCTAATATAAAGTCTAGGGTTCCTCTAAAATTTTTGGCCAGCTACCTGGGGATGCGAATCGAAACTTTAAGCAGGATCAGAAAGAAAGAAAAGCCAGGTGAAAAAGGTTAA
- a CDS encoding alkylglycerol monooxygenase (product_source=KO:K15537; cog=COG3000; ko=KO:K15537; pfam=PF04116; superfamily=48008; transmembrane_helix_parts=Inside_1_4,TMhelix_5_24,Outside_25_43,TMhelix_44_66,Inside_67_77,TMhelix_78_95,Outside_96_135,TMhelix_136_158,Inside_159_298,TMhelix_299_321,Outside_322_325,TMhelix_326_348,Inside_349_360,TMhelix_361_393,Outside_394_405), whose amino-acid sequence MKVDYIALSVPVFFILIGIELAYNFYKKLNYYRLNDSIANLSQGIGQQLTGIFMKTALFFGYKYIFEHWRLFELPKTIWVWILLFISVDFFYYWFHRMSHEVNALWAAHIVHHQSEEYNLTVALRQSWFQGWFSWVFYLPLAFIGFDPIMFLTLSSFNTLYQFWIHTRAIKSMGFLEYILNTPSHHRVHHGSNPKYIDKNHAGTLIIWDRFFGTFQKEEEEVYYGITKPLASWNPVWANLHYWDDLVKTAKLSPKFSDKIKVFLKPPGWFPAHLGGFQHAPEINVETYKRYNPAYQSKLTGYVLIQFLVALTAGSAILFSYHKMETIALVSGAVFTIFTLITCGALLEQKAWQIRFEYFRLLFGVLLVLFLKFPIGYQVIFVAIQLISVIWFFNLQKANPNPDED is encoded by the coding sequence ATGAAAGTAGATTACATTGCGTTATCTGTCCCCGTGTTTTTTATTCTGATCGGAATAGAATTGGCTTATAATTTTTATAAAAAACTAAATTATTATCGGCTTAATGATAGTATTGCCAATTTAAGTCAGGGTATAGGGCAGCAGCTCACCGGGATTTTTATGAAAACCGCATTGTTTTTTGGTTACAAATATATTTTTGAGCACTGGCGTTTATTTGAATTGCCCAAAACAATATGGGTTTGGATACTGCTATTTATTAGCGTCGATTTTTTCTATTATTGGTTTCATCGGATGAGCCACGAAGTAAATGCTTTATGGGCAGCACATATTGTACATCACCAATCAGAAGAATATAATTTAACCGTGGCTTTGCGGCAAAGCTGGTTTCAGGGCTGGTTTAGCTGGGTATTTTACCTGCCATTAGCATTTATTGGTTTTGATCCGATTATGTTTTTAACATTAAGTTCTTTCAATACCTTGTATCAGTTTTGGATTCATACCAGAGCCATTAAAAGCATGGGCTTTTTAGAGTATATTTTAAATACACCTTCACATCACCGGGTACACCACGGCTCTAATCCTAAATATATTGATAAAAACCACGCAGGTACATTGATTATCTGGGACCGCTTTTTTGGTACTTTTCAGAAAGAAGAAGAAGAGGTTTATTACGGTATTACTAAGCCTTTAGCCAGCTGGAATCCCGTTTGGGCTAATCTTCATTATTGGGATGATCTGGTTAAAACAGCAAAATTATCACCTAAATTCAGTGATAAAATTAAAGTTTTTCTTAAACCACCTGGCTGGTTTCCTGCACACCTGGGCGGATTTCAACATGCGCCGGAGATAAATGTAGAAACCTATAAAAGGTATAATCCAGCATATCAATCAAAGTTGACGGGTTACGTTCTGATTCAGTTTTTAGTTGCTTTAACTGCAGGTTCTGCAATATTGTTTTCTTATCATAAAATGGAAACCATTGCTTTGGTATCAGGGGCAGTTTTTACTATATTCACATTAATTACCTGTGGTGCGTTATTAGAACAAAAGGCATGGCAAATTAGGTTCGAATATTTTAGACTGCTATTTGGTGTTTTGTTGGTTTTATTTTTGAAATTTCCGATAGGATATCAAGTAATTTTTGTGGCTATCCAGTTAATATCCGTAATTTGGTTTTTTAATTTGCAAAAGGCAAATCCTAATCCTGATGAAGACTAA
- a CDS encoding two-component system sensor histidine kinase VicK (product_source=KO:K07652; cath_funfam=1.10.287.130,3.30.565.10; cog=COG0642; ko=KO:K07652; pfam=PF00512,PF02518; smart=SM00387,SM00388; superfamily=55785,55874), with protein MENYSRVLSNNQLLEVLSLSKDATAIYTSEHIIIEMANDAMIAFWGKDRSIIGKPLEVAVPELKGQPFINMLKNVLLTGITDKGDAIPAETLRDGRLQTAYYAYEYRAIKDETGMPYCILHTASDVTDMVNAKKAIKETELQREALDQEQILISIKEERQKNDFISMVSHELKTPLTSISAYVQLMQSKSLTDLFIVNTLDKVQKQIRKMSTMITSFLNVSRLESGEIHLSLSHFDLDKLICDIVEDLRLIHPNNQINFIEGEPKLIYADKDKIGSVISNLISNAVKYSDQGSAVFVQSEALENEVHVSVRDNGIGIEAHDLEKLFDRFYRVENQQTKTISGFGIGLYLSAEIINLHQGKIWAESNSGAGSTFHFSLPVKH; from the coding sequence ATGGAAAATTATTCAAGGGTTTTAAGTAATAATCAACTTTTAGAGGTTCTTTCTTTATCAAAAGATGCAACAGCCATATACACATCCGAGCATATTATAATCGAAATGGCTAATGATGCCATGATTGCTTTTTGGGGAAAAGACCGCTCTATTATTGGTAAACCTTTAGAAGTTGCTGTGCCAGAGTTAAAGGGCCAGCCTTTCATCAATATGCTGAAAAATGTATTGCTAACTGGCATTACAGATAAAGGAGATGCTATTCCGGCCGAAACCCTAAGGGATGGGAGATTACAAACAGCTTATTATGCTTACGAATACCGCGCCATTAAGGATGAAACCGGGATGCCTTATTGTATTCTTCATACCGCAAGCGACGTTACTGATATGGTTAATGCGAAAAAAGCCATTAAAGAAACAGAACTGCAACGGGAGGCGCTAGATCAGGAACAGATTCTAATCAGTATAAAAGAAGAGCGGCAAAAGAATGATTTCATCAGTATGGTGAGCCACGAGTTAAAAACGCCTTTAACCTCTATTAGTGCTTATGTTCAATTGATGCAGAGTAAGAGTTTAACAGATCTTTTTATCGTAAATACTTTAGATAAAGTTCAAAAACAGATCCGGAAAATGAGTACTATGATCACTTCTTTTTTAAATGTATCGCGTTTAGAATCGGGAGAAATTCATTTGAGCCTATCTCATTTCGATCTTGATAAACTGATTTGTGATATTGTAGAAGACCTAAGGTTGATTCATCCCAATAATCAGATCAATTTTATAGAGGGAGAGCCTAAATTAATATATGCAGATAAAGATAAAATTGGCTCTGTAATTTCAAATTTGATTAGCAATGCCGTAAAATATTCAGATCAGGGCAGTGCTGTTTTTGTTCAATCAGAAGCCTTGGAAAATGAAGTGCATGTTTCTGTAAGAGATAATGGCATTGGTATTGAGGCTCATGATCTGGAGAAACTTTTTGATCGGTTTTATCGCGTAGAAAACCAGCAAACTAAAACAATTTCAGGTTTTGGGATTGGTTTATACCTAAGTGCAGAGATTATAAACTTACATCAGGGTAAAATTTGGGCAGAAAGTAATTCTGGTGCTGGTTCTACATTTCACTTTTCGCTCCCTGTAAAGCATTAA
- a CDS encoding DNA/RNA endonuclease YhcR with UshA esterase domain (product_source=COG4085; cath_funfam=2.40.50.140; cleavage_site_network=SignalP-noTM; cog=COG4085; superfamily=50249), whose amino-acid sequence MKKLLLLLLLIASTFYTKSQTLVLAKDAAQNIGKNVTICDSVYSAKALDKLILINLGGAYPKELITVVINKEDQSKFPSEPSSMFMGNKICVTGIISDYKGKKQILVTDPKQITVK is encoded by the coding sequence ATGAAAAAATTACTCCTCCTGTTGTTGCTAATTGCCTCGACATTTTATACAAAGAGCCAAACGCTGGTCTTAGCCAAAGATGCCGCTCAAAATATTGGTAAAAATGTAACCATTTGCGATTCGGTGTATAGTGCAAAAGCTTTAGATAAATTAATTTTAATTAATTTAGGTGGTGCCTATCCAAAAGAACTAATCACCGTGGTCATCAACAAAGAAGATCAGAGTAAATTCCCTTCAGAACCCTCGAGTATGTTTATGGGAAATAAAATCTGCGTTACCGGAATTATATCTGATTATAAGGGCAAAAAACAGATTTTAGTTACCGATCCGAAGCAGATTACCGTAAAATAA
- a CDS encoding aldose 1-epimerase (product_source=KO:K01785; cath_funfam=2.70.98.10; cog=COG2017; ko=KO:K01785; pfam=PF01263; superfamily=74650): protein MKLHSLTNLGMLAVIGFASCQSGTQKTSSADRLKNDSIAVVKLVADSFKKEIDGKQTALYTLKNKNNAEAIFTNYGGRLVSLLVPNKNGKLVDVVVGFKSVNDYEKSTEPYFGATIGRYGNRIAKGKFTLEGKTYSLFTNNGQNTLHGGKKGYQYVVWDATQPSANTLVLHYLSKDGDENFPGNLDVKVTYTLTDENELKMDYEAKTDKTTIVNLTNHAFFNLNGDGSGEILNHEVQIYADEYTPVDSTLIPTGKIEKVKGTPFDFTKATTIGACINDKNEQLTFGKGYDHNYVLNKTKAMGMFHAATVKGDKSGIVMDIYTQEPGLQFYSGNFMQSKNTFKTGAKDDFRTAIALETQHFPDSPNQPSFPSTVLKPGQVYRTSSIYKFTK, encoded by the coding sequence ATGAAATTACACTCATTAACGAACCTCGGCATGCTAGCTGTAATTGGCTTTGCATCTTGTCAATCCGGAACCCAAAAAACTTCATCAGCTGATCGTTTAAAAAACGACTCAATAGCCGTTGTAAAACTTGTCGCCGATTCTTTTAAAAAGGAAATTGATGGTAAACAAACAGCATTGTACACTTTAAAGAATAAGAACAATGCCGAAGCTATTTTTACCAATTACGGTGGTCGCTTGGTGAGTTTATTGGTGCCAAATAAAAATGGAAAGTTAGTTGATGTGGTAGTGGGATTTAAAAGTGTTAATGATTACGAAAAATCAACCGAGCCCTATTTTGGTGCAACTATTGGCCGATATGGCAATCGCATAGCAAAGGGTAAATTTACGCTTGAAGGTAAAACCTATTCACTGTTTACCAACAATGGACAGAATACCCTTCATGGTGGAAAAAAAGGCTATCAATATGTAGTTTGGGATGCCACTCAGCCAAGTGCAAATACCTTGGTGCTTCATTACTTATCAAAAGATGGCGATGAAAATTTTCCAGGCAATTTAGATGTTAAAGTAACCTATACCTTAACCGATGAAAATGAACTAAAAATGGACTATGAGGCTAAAACTGATAAAACCACTATCGTAAACTTAACAAACCACGCATTTTTTAATTTAAATGGTGATGGAAGCGGTGAGATTTTGAACCACGAGGTACAGATTTATGCAGATGAGTACACGCCTGTTGATTCTACCTTGATCCCGACAGGAAAGATTGAAAAGGTTAAGGGAACACCGTTCGATTTTACCAAAGCAACTACCATTGGTGCGTGTATAAACGATAAAAACGAACAGTTGACCTTTGGGAAGGGTTATGATCATAACTACGTGCTGAATAAAACCAAAGCTATGGGCATGTTCCATGCGGCTACGGTTAAAGGGGATAAGTCGGGTATAGTAATGGATATTTATACGCAGGAGCCAGGCTTACAATTTTATAGTGGCAACTTTATGCAAAGTAAGAATACTTTTAAAACTGGTGCCAAAGATGATTTTAGAACAGCAATTGCACTAGAAACACAGCATTTTCCAGATTCACCAAATCAACCCAGTTTTCCATCAACGGTTTTAAAGCCTGGGCAGGTGTATAGAACAAGCTCGATATATAAATTTACCAAATAA